In Candidatus Contubernalis alkalaceticus, the following proteins share a genomic window:
- a CDS encoding addiction module protein produces the protein MKTTELFSIIESLPIDLKISLVEKILDSIHPSQQKDIDVLWIKEAEKRVNEIKSGKVNIIPGDEVFKEIQETFNK, from the coding sequence GTGAAAACAACTGAGTTATTTTCGATTATTGAATCTTTACCGATTGATTTAAAAATATCGTTAGTTGAAAAAATTCTTGATAGTATACACCCATCACAACAAAAAGATATAGATGTATTATGGATTAAGGAAGCTGAAAAAAGAGTTAATGAAATCAAATCTGGAAAAGTCAATATCATACCAGGTGATGAGGTTTTTAAAGAAATACAGGAAACGTTCAACAAATGA
- the ltrA gene encoding group II intron reverse transcriptase/maturase, with amino-acid sequence MLFQGTHLLHTGVGISGDRASGVDQVTKDEYESNLYANIKDLVNRLKTHSYRPLPVKRVYIDKAETNKKRPLGLPAYEDKLVQKALAKILNAIYEADFLDGSFGFRPNRGCHDALKILNHYIERKQINYIVDADIKEYFDRVDHQWLMEFLQHRITDPNILRLISRMLKSGVIEAGIKYDTPAGAPQGGVASPVLCNIYLHYVLDIWFEKVIRKKCRGQVYMVRYADDFVCCFQHEHEAKMFYQALIVRLAKFKLEIAEDKTKIINFGRYAAQFCQARGRNKPDTFDFLGFTHYCGKSQKGKFRVKRRTSRKKYKASLLRVNDWLKANRHLPAEELIGKLGRKLKGYYNYYAITDNGTMVDRFYDKVKKLVFKWLNRRSHRKSFNWDKFQLFCNLYPLPRAKIGVDIYNLRCHISYIL; translated from the coding sequence TTGCTCTTTCAAGGGACACATTTACTACACACAGGGGTAGGTATAAGTGGTGACAGAGCATCTGGTGTAGACCAGGTAACTAAGGATGAATACGAATCAAATCTTTACGCAAATATTAAAGACCTAGTCAACCGGCTTAAAACCCACAGCTATCGCCCGTTACCCGTCAAGAGGGTATACATTGATAAGGCAGAGACCAACAAGAAACGTCCACTGGGCTTACCTGCCTATGAAGACAAGCTTGTTCAGAAGGCCCTTGCCAAGATACTAAATGCCATATACGAAGCAGACTTCCTGGACGGCTCCTTTGGATTTAGGCCCAACCGTGGTTGTCACGATGCACTAAAGATACTTAATCACTACATCGAAAGGAAACAAATCAATTATATAGTAGATGCAGACATAAAAGAATATTTTGACCGTGTTGACCACCAATGGCTGATGGAATTCTTACAGCACCGTATCACTGACCCTAATATACTCAGGCTCATAAGCCGTATGCTAAAATCCGGGGTAATAGAAGCCGGTATAAAATATGATACGCCAGCTGGAGCACCTCAGGGCGGAGTAGCTTCTCCAGTACTCTGTAATATTTATCTACACTACGTTCTAGATATATGGTTTGAAAAGGTTATACGGAAGAAATGCCGTGGACAAGTATACATGGTGCGATATGCTGATGATTTTGTCTGCTGCTTCCAACACGAGCATGAAGCCAAAATGTTTTATCAGGCACTCATAGTAAGACTTGCCAAGTTTAAACTGGAAATTGCCGAAGATAAAACTAAAATTATTAACTTTGGTAGATACGCTGCACAGTTCTGCCAGGCAAGAGGCAGGAATAAACCTGATACCTTTGATTTTCTGGGTTTCACGCATTATTGCGGCAAGAGCCAAAAGGGTAAGTTTCGGGTTAAACGTAGAACTAGTCGAAAGAAATACAAAGCAAGCCTCCTCAGAGTCAACGACTGGCTAAAGGCAAACCGGCACCTACCGGCTGAGGAGCTAATTGGAAAATTGGGGCGCAAACTAAAAGGATATTACAACTACTATGCAATTACTGACAATGGCACTATGGTTGATAGGTTCTATGACAAAGTAAAGAAGCTCGTATTCAAATGGTTGAACAGGCGCAGTCACCGCAAGAGTTTTAACTGGGATAAGTTTCAACTGTTCTGTAACCTCTATCCACTACCAAGAGCGAAAATTGGGGTGGACATTTACAACCTGCGGTGTCACATTAGCTATATTCTATAA
- a CDS encoding ABC transporter permease subunit (The N-terminal region of this protein, as described by TIGR01726, is a three transmembrane segment that identifies a subfamily of ABC transporter permease subunits, which specificities that include histidine, arginine, glutamine, glutamate, L-cystine (sic), the opines (in Agrobacterium) octopine and nopaline, etc.) — MSGFIEVVSDLIYRNLIAGNAYIVVLKGLWITILISSLGLLFGTILGGFLCWIRMSKIKLFKIITQIIIAVFRGSPVLLLLMILYYVVFANIRIEAIIIAVIAFAINSGAHIAEVMRSALEAVDKKQLEAARMLGFSKTKAFLVITLPQASKIAKPVYQNSIINLIQWTSVVGYVTITDLTRTVNNIGARTGEPFFALFFGLLIYLGISYSVYGIFSIGKRQGEVI; from the coding sequence ATGAGTGGTTTTATAGAAGTAGTATCAGATTTAATTTATAGAAACTTAATAGCAGGAAATGCTTATATAGTAGTTCTAAAAGGACTTTGGATAACTATTTTAATATCAAGTTTAGGGTTGCTGTTTGGTACTATTTTGGGAGGCTTTTTATGTTGGATTAGAATGTCGAAAATAAAGTTATTTAAGATAATTACACAGATTATTATAGCGGTATTTCGTGGAAGTCCGGTACTACTTCTTTTAATGATTCTTTATTACGTTGTGTTTGCAAATATTAGAATTGAAGCTATTATTATTGCTGTGATTGCTTTTGCCATAAATAGTGGAGCACATATTGCAGAAGTTATGCGTTCTGCACTTGAAGCTGTTGATAAAAAGCAATTGGAGGCTGCACGCATGTTGGGTTTTTCTAAAACAAAAGCGTTTTTAGTAATAACTCTTCCACAAGCTAGCAAAATTGCCAAGCCAGTTTATCAAAATTCAATTATAAATTTAATTCAGTGGACATCAGTTGTAGGTTATGTGACAATCACAGATTTAACACGCACGGTTAATAATATAGGAGCACGAACAGGAGAGCCTTTTTTCGCTTTATTTTTTGGTCTTTTGATTTATTTAGGGATTTCATACTCTGTTTATGGTATATTTTCAATTGGAAAAAGGCAAGGTGAGGTTATTTGA
- a CDS encoding type II TA system antitoxin MqsA family protein yields MKTIKSEKKLCLICMEEHEVDIVEIVEQEIFKGEELSFNSIYEYCANADELLETEEMIKKNSLAMKDAYRKKVGLLTSADIINIREKYGVSQKDFSEILDWGRATITRYENHQVQDRAHDDVLRKIDSDPKWFLEMLTRAKERLSSKTYSKYKHEASEQFKKKRNQYLVNSIQATYADYEDEIITGRVCLNLNKVVEMINYLASKVESLHKVKLMKMLWYSDNLHFKRNGMAISGLAYIALPNGAVPEGYDQIVLLNGVSFDTVYYGENIAYKFKPTPGLELNELRQSEIQVLDDVILKFGNYNTDEIVERMHNEVAYKCTEIYCIIPFTFAEQLTID; encoded by the coding sequence ATGAAGACAATAAAAAGTGAAAAGAAGTTATGTTTAATTTGTATGGAAGAGCATGAAGTAGATATTGTAGAGATAGTTGAACAGGAGATTTTTAAAGGCGAAGAACTATCTTTTAATTCTATCTATGAATATTGCGCTAATGCAGATGAACTTCTTGAAACAGAGGAAATGATTAAAAAAAATAGCCTGGCTATGAAAGATGCTTATCGAAAAAAGGTAGGCTTATTGACATCTGCCGATATTATCAACATAAGAGAAAAGTATGGAGTAAGTCAGAAAGACTTTTCTGAAATACTTGACTGGGGAAGAGCAACAATTACCAGGTACGAAAATCATCAGGTTCAGGACCGTGCTCATGACGATGTGCTTCGCAAGATTGATTCCGACCCTAAATGGTTCTTAGAAATGTTAACTAGGGCTAAGGAAAGGTTATCAAGCAAGACGTATAGCAAATATAAGCATGAAGCAAGTGAACAATTTAAAAAAAAACGAAACCAATATCTGGTCAATTCAATCCAAGCAACCTATGCAGATTATGAAGATGAGATTATAACTGGCCGGGTATGCTTAAATTTAAATAAGGTCGTTGAGATGATCAACTATTTAGCATCTAAAGTTGAGAGCCTCCATAAAGTAAAACTTATGAAAATGCTATGGTACTCCGATAATCTACATTTTAAAAGAAATGGAATGGCGATTAGTGGTCTAGCTTATATTGCGCTTCCTAATGGTGCTGTGCCAGAAGGGTATGATCAAATCGTTCTATTAAACGGTGTGAGCTTTGATACAGTATATTATGGAGAAAATATTGCTTATAAGTTCAAACCAACTCCAGGGCTTGAGTTGAATGAACTTAGGCAATCAGAAATTCAAGTGCTAGATGATGTTATATTAAAATTTGGGAATTATAATACAGATGAAATTGTTGAGAGGATGCACAATGAAGTAGCCTATAAATGTACCGAAATTTATTGTATTATTCCATTTACTTTTGCTGAACAACTTACGATAGATTGA
- a CDS encoding Rpn family recombination-promoting nuclease/putative transposase produces the protein MPSDREQIHMPHDTGYKYLLSSKKAFIQLIRSFIKTGWAEQVDETNLVRIDKSFILQDFQNKEADLIYRARLKEKDVIFYVLMELQSTVDFLIPYRLLLYMTEIWRDIFKNISQKEAERKGFRLPVIVPIVLYNGQETWNVPLNFKETLDSFELFVEHVLDFRYNLISVSSYDQEELLELSSLMGAVFLLDQAKDLEEVIERLKKLLVTIKKMEAEEYRLFTAWAENILTRGGVSSEKKDEITVILGKTRPEEVEEMISNVERVLKKSWQEAEKQGIEQGIEKGMQKVAKQMLSEGENIEKITKYTGLSKEVIEKLR, from the coding sequence ATGCCAAGTGATCGAGAACAGATACACATGCCCCACGATACTGGCTATAAATATCTGCTGTCTAGCAAAAAAGCTTTTATACAGCTTATCAGAAGTTTTATTAAAACAGGTTGGGCTGAACAGGTTGACGAAACTAATCTGGTAAGGATTGATAAATCCTTTATACTGCAGGATTTCCAGAACAAAGAAGCAGACTTAATCTACCGTGCCAGACTAAAAGAAAAAGATGTTATATTTTACGTGCTCATGGAGCTGCAGTCTACAGTAGATTTCCTTATACCTTACCGATTACTGCTATATATGACAGAAATTTGGCGGGATATATTTAAAAATATTTCTCAAAAAGAAGCGGAGCGTAAGGGTTTTCGATTGCCTGTTATAGTTCCAATAGTTCTTTACAACGGTCAAGAAACATGGAATGTTCCACTTAACTTCAAGGAAACACTGGACAGTTTTGAACTTTTTGTAGAGCACGTGTTGGATTTTCGCTATAATCTAATTAGTGTTTCATCCTATGACCAAGAAGAATTGCTTGAACTTTCCAGCCTGATGGGAGCAGTATTTTTACTAGATCAGGCTAAAGATCTAGAAGAAGTTATTGAGCGCTTGAAAAAATTACTGGTAACTATAAAGAAAATGGAAGCTGAAGAATATAGATTATTTACTGCTTGGGCAGAGAATATTTTAACTCGTGGTGGTGTATCCTCAGAAAAGAAAGATGAAATTACCGTTATTCTGGGAAAGACTCGACCTGAGGAGGTGGAAGAAATGATTTCCAATGTAGAAAGGGTCTTAAAAAAATCCTGGCAAGAAGCTGAAAAACAAGGAATAGAACAAGGAATAGAAAAAGGAATGCAAAAAGTAGCAAAACAGATGCTTTCTGAAGGTGAAAACATTGAAAAAATAACAAAATATACTGGGCTCTCTAAGGAAGTAATAGAAAAGCTTAGATAA
- a CDS encoding type II toxin-antitoxin system RelE/ParE family toxin, whose protein sequence is MAQTVIWSNNAIKDLEYIIDYIHQDSPNYALAFYNEVKNKAKTLIDFPRRGRVVPELQDPSIREIFIHRYRLIYKIDENYINIVTIVHGAREYKGSLGVSSPEI, encoded by the coding sequence ATGGCTCAAACAGTAATATGGTCAAATAATGCGATTAAGGATTTAGAATATATTATTGATTATATTCATCAAGATTCCCCTAATTATGCTTTAGCTTTTTACAACGAAGTAAAAAATAAAGCTAAGACTCTGATCGATTTCCCACGAAGGGGGAGAGTTGTTCCTGAATTACAGGATCCATCTATTCGAGAGATTTTTATACATCGATATCGTCTTATTTATAAAATTGATGAAAACTATATCAATATTGTAACAATTGTTCATGGGGCTCGCGAATATAAAGGGTCTCTTGGAGTCAGTTCCCCAGAAATTTAA
- a CDS encoding type II toxin-antitoxin system Phd/YefM family antitoxin: MTTIRPISDLRNKANEISEYCRNTREPVFITKNGVGDMVVMSLEVYERQQEMLNLYAKLAEAEAEIANGAEGEDFFEVARKLRNSVHGKV, from the coding sequence ATGACAACTATACGACCTATTTCTGATCTTAGAAATAAAGCCAATGAAATATCCGAGTACTGTCGTAATACCCGTGAGCCAGTTTTTATCACAAAAAATGGTGTGGGGGACATGGTAGTAATGAGTTTGGAAGTTTATGAACGTCAACAGGAGATGCTTAACCTTTATGCTAAGCTTGCAGAAGCAGAAGCAGAAATTGCAAATGGTGCTGAGGGTGAAGATTTTTTCGAAGTTGCAAGAAAATTGAGGAATAGTGTTCATGGAAAAGTATAA
- a CDS encoding type II toxin-antitoxin system RelE/ParE family toxin, whose translation MEKYKINIYPAAKRDLKDIVDYINTLSPDAAVRKYDYIIEKIGSLSQMPERCPMIRDSQLRLKGYRMLIVNNYMVFFIVRDNTVQIRQILYGKMQYEWLL comes from the coding sequence ATGGAAAAGTATAAGATAAATATTTATCCTGCGGCAAAGAGAGATTTAAAGGACATAGTTGATTATATCAATACCCTTTCGCCGGATGCTGCTGTAAGGAAATATGACTATATTATAGAGAAAATTGGTAGTTTGAGCCAAATGCCGGAACGGTGCCCCATGATAAGAGATTCTCAACTTCGTCTTAAGGGTTATAGGATGTTGATTGTGAACAACTATATGGTCTTTTTCATTGTTAGAGATAATACTGTACAAATACGCCAAATTTTGTATGGTAAAATGCAGTATGAGTGGTTACTGTAG
- a CDS encoding QueT transporter family protein — MNEILSPFKQKQTLLQMGLCALVFIGMAVPFKVMMLVEGFTEVRPVNAVPVVAGLLFGPAGAWGCAIGNLVADLFGTFSTASILGFFGNFIAAYLPYKLWHTWKKGEKPNLKSNGNIGFYILLSAVSSLAVAIFLACGLDVFLRFWLLDIFYIILFNNFGFSLVLGLPVLIVLTSDNHNIQPHLPSDPEKHLKERKAAMALLLVAQTAILVMVVMGFSMSAFLLMSIAGGIFLLSLLSFILL; from the coding sequence TTGAATGAGATTTTGTCTCCGTTTAAACAAAAACAAACACTACTGCAAATGGGCTTGTGCGCCCTGGTCTTTATCGGCATGGCCGTACCTTTCAAGGTAATGATGCTGGTAGAAGGTTTCACCGAGGTTCGTCCGGTCAATGCGGTACCGGTTGTGGCGGGACTATTATTCGGACCGGCCGGGGCGTGGGGTTGCGCGATTGGTAATCTGGTCGCCGATCTATTCGGCACCTTTTCCACGGCTTCTATTTTGGGATTCTTCGGCAATTTTATCGCCGCTTATCTACCTTACAAGCTCTGGCATACGTGGAAAAAAGGCGAAAAACCCAATTTGAAAAGCAATGGTAATATTGGATTTTACATCTTGCTATCGGCGGTTTCCTCCCTGGCGGTGGCCATTTTCCTGGCCTGCGGCCTGGACGTGTTCCTGCGGTTCTGGTTGCTGGATATCTTTTACATTATTTTATTTAACAACTTTGGTTTTTCATTAGTTTTAGGCCTGCCGGTACTGATTGTCTTGACCAGCGATAACCATAACATCCAGCCGCATCTGCCCTCCGACCCGGAAAAACACCTAAAGGAGCGCAAGGCCGCCATGGCGCTGCTGCTGGTCGCTCAGACCGCGATCCTGGTGATGGTGGTCATGGGGTTTTCTATGTCGGCCTTCTTGCTTATGAGCATCGCCGGTGGGATATTCTTGCTGTCATTACTGAGTTTTATTTTATTATGA
- a CDS encoding DMT family transporter codes for MTRTESHIVLLSITLCWASSYIFIKNLPSALSPLAYMTLTSGIASIIFVIVFFKKLREFKVKLLMHSAIMAVLVCGNLIFERLGIAEIPASTASFVASLNIVFVPLLLLMLKRKPTKNNLLGIALILIGLTLTSGVNPRFFSDPGVLFMVTACIFMSVYIIIVDNFTKKFDPLLLGVGQMFLTAIIAFVLWSIEEPGTFFTLDYTNEMLANIFLLAFFARAYAYIMLMYAQKYANPISVTVIASTEPVVTLVLAMLIPNAFGLTESFTLIKLYGAGFIVAGAICAGTNFLDNPGAFQKLKFWRDHRKGDVPLE; via the coding sequence ATGACCCGAACCGAATCCCATATCGTCCTGCTGTCCATTACGCTTTGCTGGGCTTCTTCTTACATATTTATTAAAAACCTGCCGTCTGCCCTTTCGCCTTTGGCTTACATGACCTTGACGTCCGGTATCGCCAGCATTATCTTTGTTATAGTCTTCTTTAAAAAGCTGCGTGAGTTCAAGGTTAAGCTGCTGATGCACAGCGCCATTATGGCGGTGTTGGTCTGCGGCAATCTGATTTTCGAGCGGTTGGGTATCGCCGAGATTCCGGCCTCCACGGCCAGCTTTGTGGCTTCATTGAACATCGTTTTTGTACCGCTTTTATTGCTGATGCTCAAGCGGAAACCCACCAAAAATAACCTGCTGGGCATCGCGCTGATTCTTATCGGGTTGACACTAACCAGTGGCGTTAATCCGAGATTTTTCTCTGATCCCGGCGTTTTGTTCATGGTAACGGCCTGCATTTTTATGTCGGTCTATATCATTATTGTGGACAACTTCACCAAGAAGTTCGATCCGCTGCTTTTAGGCGTAGGGCAAATGTTCTTAACCGCTATTATCGCCTTTGTACTTTGGAGTATTGAAGAACCGGGTACTTTTTTTACCCTGGACTATACCAATGAAATGCTGGCCAACATTTTCCTGCTGGCTTTTTTTGCCAGGGCCTACGCCTACATTATGCTGATGTATGCCCAAAAATACGCCAATCCCATTAGCGTCACGGTCATTGCTTCCACCGAACCGGTGGTTACCCTGGTACTGGCGATGCTAATACCAAACGCTTTCGGCCTTACCGAAAGCTTTACCCTAATTAAGCTGTATGGGGCGGGATTTATCGTCGCGGGCGCTATTTGCGCCGGTACCAATTTCTTAGACAACCCAGGAGCTTTCCAAAAACTCAAGTTTTGGCGAGACCATAGAAAAGGGGATGTACCGCTTGAATGA
- a CDS encoding substrate-binding periplasmic protein has product MKKKSIFLFIIMVTTLMVITLIGCSGRDTAEINSISDLEGKVMGALSSAASTEEYEELVELMLGVKPKEILYFNRGSDIITAILTGKIDAAPEMGFIADYYVERNNNLKIVELEQIFETQVVMIVRSEDESLKEDLDRAIMMLQENGTLKTLEDKWIKNLSTIDEPTNKEIPKIENAKTIYVGISGDYVPLDYIRADGEPAGYNVAILTEIGEILNINFEFVQVEAQAKYSALMSKKTDVVFCQVYTPEIAALFSDNYLMTKPYFTDESFCIVTMK; this is encoded by the coding sequence TTGAAAAAGAAATCAATATTTTTATTTATTATTATGGTAACAACCTTAATGGTAATAACATTGATTGGATGTAGTGGTAGAGATACTGCGGAAATTAACAGTATATCAGACTTAGAAGGTAAGGTTATGGGAGCACTTTCATCGGCTGCATCAACCGAAGAGTATGAAGAGCTAGTTGAACTTATGCTTGGAGTTAAGCCAAAAGAAATATTATATTTCAATAGAGGATCAGATATTATTACGGCTATACTAACTGGAAAAATTGATGCGGCTCCAGAGATGGGCTTTATAGCAGATTATTATGTGGAAAGAAATAATAATTTGAAAATAGTAGAATTGGAACAAATATTTGAAACTCAAGTTGTAATGATAGTTCGCAGTGAAGATGAAAGCTTAAAAGAAGATTTGGATAGAGCTATTATGATGTTGCAAGAAAATGGTACGTTAAAGACATTGGAAGATAAATGGATAAAAAATTTGTCTACAATCGATGAACCTACAAATAAAGAAATTCCAAAAATAGAAAACGCTAAAACTATTTATGTTGGAATATCAGGTGATTATGTACCACTAGACTATATAAGAGCAGATGGGGAACCCGCAGGTTATAACGTTGCAATACTAACGGAAATCGGGGAAATATTAAATATTAATTTTGAGTTTGTACAAGTTGAAGCACAAGCGAAATACTCTGCTCTTATGAGCAAAAAAACAGATGTGGTTTTTTGCCAAGTATATACTCCGGAAATTGCAGCTTTATTTAGCGATAACTATTTAATGACAAAGCCATACTTTACAGATGAAAGCTTCTGTATTGTGACAATGAAGTAA
- a CDS encoding amino acid ABC transporter ATP-binding protein, with protein sequence MIIISNLCKKFGEIKVFENINIQVEKGECIAVIGPSGTGKSVFFRTIAMLEKPDEGSIKINGIDITQKGVDLNKIREKMGMVYQSFNLFSHLNVLDNITLALIWVKKQDRKVSEEKATKLLSKFGLIEKAKSYPNQLSGGQQQRVAIIRCLAMEPEIILFDEPTSALDPTMVCEVLSIIKMLTTMKITMLMVTHEIDFAKQIADRILYMDEGGIYEEGTPEDILENPKKEKTKAFVRKLKIFNYEIHSKDFDMVAMNAQIEIFCQKYNLPAKVVYRIQLLLEELYLIIFKHCYQNSQPDIDIAVAYSEENNKISISINYRGESFNPFENISVEDDDIGMILVNKIVQTSEHVFKNGINNIKISFYLRK encoded by the coding sequence TTGATTATAATTAGCAATTTATGCAAAAAATTTGGTGAAATTAAGGTTTTTGAAAATATAAATATACAAGTTGAAAAAGGGGAATGTATTGCTGTTATAGGGCCATCAGGCACAGGAAAAAGTGTTTTTTTTCGTACTATTGCAATGCTTGAGAAGCCTGATGAAGGAAGTATTAAGATAAACGGCATAGATATAACTCAAAAAGGAGTAGATCTAAATAAAATTCGTGAAAAGATGGGCATGGTGTATCAATCATTTAACTTATTTTCTCATTTAAATGTATTGGACAATATTACCTTGGCCTTAATATGGGTGAAAAAACAAGACAGAAAAGTTTCAGAAGAAAAAGCCACGAAGCTCCTGTCAAAATTTGGATTAATTGAAAAGGCGAAAAGCTATCCCAACCAACTATCAGGAGGGCAACAACAAAGAGTTGCGATTATAAGGTGTTTAGCTATGGAACCAGAAATTATATTGTTTGATGAGCCGACATCAGCACTTGACCCAACTATGGTCTGTGAGGTTCTGTCTATTATAAAAATGCTTACTACAATGAAAATTACTATGTTAATGGTAACACACGAAATTGATTTTGCAAAACAAATAGCTGATCGAATATTATATATGGATGAAGGGGGAATTTATGAAGAAGGAACCCCTGAAGATATTTTGGAGAATCCTAAAAAAGAAAAAACAAAGGCGTTTGTCAGAAAACTAAAAATATTCAATTATGAAATACACTCTAAAGATTTTGATATGGTAGCTATGAACGCGCAAATAGAAATTTTTTGTCAAAAATATAATTTGCCAGCAAAGGTTGTGTACCGCATCCAACTTTTATTGGAAGAACTATATTTGATAATATTCAAACATTGCTATCAAAACTCACAGCCGGATATAGATATTGCAGTAGCATATTCAGAGGAAAACAACAAGATTTCTATTTCGATAAATTATAGGGGGGAGAGTTTTAATCCATTTGAAAATATAAGTGTTGAGGATGATGATATAGGTATGATATTAGTAAATAAAATAGTACAGACATCTGAACATGTATTTAAAAATGGTATAAATAACATAAAAATAAGTTTTTATCTAAGAAAATAG